GCACGGGGTTTGAATGAAAAACATTGCGGCGATCATTCTTGGCGGCGGCCGGGGCACGCGTCTGTATCCCCTCACCCAGGTGCGTGCCAAACCGGCGGTGCCGCTGGCCGGCAAGTACCGGCTCATCGACATTCCGATGAGCAACTGCCTGCACTCGGGCATTGAAAAAATTTATGTGCTCACTCAATTCAACTCCGCCTCTCTGCATCGTCATCTCGGCCAGACCTATCGCTTTTCTCCTTTTTCATCCGGTTTTGTGGAAGTGCTGGCGGCTCAGCAGACGCCGGAACGATCCGATTGGTTTCAGGGAACCGCGGATGCCGTGCGCCAATATCTTTTGACCCTGCAGGAGCTGGATGTATCCGACTATATCATCCTGTCCGGCGATCATCTCTACCGAATGGATTATCGCCTGCTGGTGGATCATCATCACAGGACCAAAGCGGACATCACCCTGTCGGTGATCTCGGCGCAGGAATCGAATGCCGGCGAGTTCGGCCTTTTGCGCTGTAACAGTCAGGGCCGGGTGATCGAGTTTCGGGAAAAGCCCAGGGGCAAGGAACTTAAAGCCATGCGCCTGCGATCGCCGTTGCCGGGCCTGAGCAAAGCCGCTCTTCGAAAAAAGCCTTACCTCGCTTCCATGGGTATCTATGTGTTTAAAAAAGAGATCCTGATCCACCTGCTGACCGAACACCTGCAGCAGACCGATTTCAGCAAGGAGATGATCCCGTCGGCGTTGGATCACCATAACGTGCAGGCGTATCTGTTCAGCGGTTATTGGGAGGACATCGGCACCATCGAATCGTTTTATAACGCTAATCTGCATCTGGTGCAAGGGCCTGATCCGGAGTTTAATTTTTATGATGTCGGCGAACCGATTTTCACCCGTCCGCGGTTTCTGCCGCCTACGGTGGTGGAGAACTGCACCATCGAGCAGTCGATGATCTGTGACGGCTGCACCATTCAGGAGGCGGTGATCTGCAAGTCCATCGTCGGCATTCGCAGCCGCATCGGCCGGCGCACCATGATCCAAGAGACCCTGTTGATGGGCGCGGATTACTATCAGTCGGCTGAAGAGCGGGAGCAGGATCTGGACAAGGGATTGCCGCCGCTGGGCATCGGCGAGGGCGGTGTGATTTGCCGGGCGATCGTCGACAAGAATGCGCGCATCGGCAAGAACGTGCAGATTATCAATCGCGACCATATACAAGAGTCTTCGCGCGAGCAGGAGGGCTTTTGGATCCGCAACGGCATCGTCATTGTGATAAAGGGCGCGCTGATTCCGGATGGAAAGGTGATTTGAACAACCGGCGGGAAATATGACTGTTGTGTGGCGCAATCCCCTGGATTGCGTTGTTAACTAACACAAGCCATGGGCTTGTGCCGCCTGTGTTTTTCTCGATCGCTTGAAGAAACATTTTCGTCGCGTAATACCGACAACGGCGCAAAGAGAAGTTTTCTCTTCGCTGATGGGACGCGCAGCCATAGTTCCTTCAATAAAAGATAAATTCTTTCCAGTGTAAAATTTCCGGGTTTTATTTGGCATCCTCCCTTCGCACTATCATTTCTTGAACGCAAATCCCTCCAGTTGGGCGCAGCCTTTTC
This sequence is a window from bacterium. Protein-coding genes within it:
- a CDS encoding glucose-1-phosphate adenylyltransferase, which produces MKNIAAIILGGGRGTRLYPLTQVRAKPAVPLAGKYRLIDIPMSNCLHSGIEKIYVLTQFNSASLHRHLGQTYRFSPFSSGFVEVLAAQQTPERSDWFQGTADAVRQYLLTLQELDVSDYIILSGDHLYRMDYRLLVDHHHRTKADITLSVISAQESNAGEFGLLRCNSQGRVIEFREKPRGKELKAMRLRSPLPGLSKAALRKKPYLASMGIYVFKKEILIHLLTEHLQQTDFSKEMIPSALDHHNVQAYLFSGYWEDIGTIESFYNANLHLVQGPDPEFNFYDVGEPIFTRPRFLPPTVVENCTIEQSMICDGCTIQEAVICKSIVGIRSRIGRRTMIQETLLMGADYYQSAEEREQDLDKGLPPLGIGEGGVICRAIVDKNARIGKNVQIINRDHIQESSREQEGFWIRNGIVIVIKGALIPDGKVI